Proteins from a genomic interval of Pseudodesulfovibrio nedwellii:
- a CDS encoding winged helix-turn-helix domain-containing protein, which produces MLKSEMIESASAATGVGPTIAPTLGPIMRMHLWVETKEGVLFGLGRLQLLRQVERCGSLKAAAESLGMSYRGAWGKIKTTEELIGRKLIERATSRRAGYHLTQFGCGIAKEFDKWYQDVESYALSKGQECFPFSLEKYE; this is translated from the coding sequence ATGCTGAAATCCGAAATGATCGAATCCGCCAGTGCCGCTACAGGCGTTGGTCCAACTATCGCTCCCACGCTCGGTCCCATCATGCGGATGCATTTGTGGGTCGAAACTAAAGAAGGTGTTTTGTTCGGCCTTGGACGTTTGCAATTGCTTCGTCAGGTCGAACGTTGCGGGTCCCTCAAAGCCGCCGCCGAATCTTTGGGAATGTCCTATCGTGGAGCTTGGGGAAAGATCAAAACCACCGAAGAATTGATCGGTCGAAAACTTATTGAAAGGGCCACGAGCAGACGGGCCGGATACCACCTTACGCAGTTCGGATGTGGTATCGCGAAGGAGTTCGATAAATGGTACCAGGATGTCGAATCTTATGCCCTCTCCAAGGGGCAGGAATGTTTTCCTTTTTCTCTTGAAAAGTATGAGTGA
- a CDS encoding FmdE family protein, with amino-acid sequence MHTQMTETTPPALSAGQAFTFDGFVELATWFHNYPAPGLLLGGYMVEEAKRHIPEGVLFDAISETSWCLPDAVQLLTPCTIGNGWLRVRNTGVYAVSLFDKFTGEGVRVRLDPSKLTCFPHTLCWLMKTKPKQDQNSKELRREIRDHGLEMLSVENVLIKPDVVAKRSKGTIVLCPICGDAYPEFHGAICRSCSGDSPYVGDRSLPVATDIETAIPSTPLEESVGKTIAHDMTRIVPGESKGVEFSRGHVVTAGDVCRLQQMGRFNLYVDQEAPTGFIHEDDAARAFAKAMCGDGVVAEGDPREGRVNLLAKRDGMLVVNEPLLTAFNSLGSVMAASRHGYSLVRKGRRAAATRAIPLFLEQSIFGRALAILNDAPLFSVAPLKKTKVGLLVTGNEIFKGLIKDRFAEVLEAKVVNLGGSIIETLIRPDDASEIAGAVRGLERLGCDLIITTAGLSVDPDDVTRQGLIAAGLTDMVHGMPVLPGAMTLVGSIGNARVLGVPACALFHKTTSLDILLPRLMADLPIARADFAKLGNGGMCMECTACTFPKCPFGR; translated from the coding sequence GCCAAGCGACATATCCCTGAAGGTGTGTTGTTTGATGCCATTTCCGAAACTTCCTGGTGTTTGCCGGATGCCGTGCAGTTGTTGACACCCTGTACCATCGGCAACGGCTGGCTGCGGGTTCGGAATACCGGCGTGTATGCAGTTTCATTATTTGATAAGTTCACTGGCGAAGGCGTTAGGGTACGACTTGACCCGAGTAAGCTGACATGTTTCCCACACACCTTGTGCTGGTTGATGAAAACCAAGCCCAAGCAGGACCAGAATTCCAAGGAATTGCGGCGGGAAATTCGTGATCATGGTCTAGAGATGTTGTCGGTCGAAAACGTGTTGATCAAGCCGGACGTTGTTGCCAAACGGAGCAAGGGTACCATTGTCCTTTGTCCGATTTGTGGTGATGCCTATCCTGAATTTCATGGTGCGATTTGTCGTTCCTGCTCCGGGGATTCTCCGTATGTTGGTGACAGAAGTCTGCCGGTTGCCACTGACATCGAAACAGCCATTCCTTCAACTCCGCTTGAAGAAAGCGTTGGCAAGACTATCGCGCACGATATGACGCGCATTGTCCCCGGCGAATCCAAGGGTGTTGAATTTTCCCGTGGCCATGTGGTCACTGCTGGGGATGTCTGCCGGTTGCAGCAGATGGGGCGTTTTAATTTGTATGTGGATCAGGAGGCGCCGACAGGTTTTATTCATGAAGATGATGCGGCCAGGGCCTTTGCAAAGGCAATGTGCGGCGATGGTGTCGTGGCCGAAGGTGATCCCCGTGAAGGGCGGGTGAACCTGCTGGCTAAACGGGACGGAATGCTCGTGGTGAACGAACCCTTGCTGACAGCTTTCAATTCGTTGGGCAGTGTTATGGCCGCCAGTCGTCACGGTTACAGTTTGGTCCGCAAGGGCAGAAGGGCTGCCGCCACCAGAGCTATCCCTCTTTTTCTCGAACAATCGATTTTTGGGCGGGCACTCGCCATCCTTAATGATGCTCCGCTGTTTTCTGTTGCCCCGTTGAAGAAAACCAAGGTCGGTTTACTCGTTACCGGTAACGAAATTTTCAAGGGATTGATCAAAGATCGGTTCGCCGAGGTCCTGGAAGCCAAGGTCGTCAATCTTGGTGGTTCTATTATCGAGACATTGATTCGGCCTGATGACGCCAGTGAAATAGCTGGCGCGGTCCGTGGTTTGGAAAGGCTCGGATGTGATTTGATTATCACCACCGCCGGTCTGTCCGTGGACCCGGATGATGTTACACGACAGGGACTGATTGCTGCCGGATTGACAGACATGGTGCACGGAATGCCGGTTTTGCCTGGTGCCATGACCTTGGTCGGGAGTATCGGCAATGCCCGTGTGCTTGGCGTTCCGGCCTGCGCCCTTTTCCACAAGACAACCAGTCTGGACATATTGTTGCCCAGGCTTATGGCTGATTTGCCCATCGCTCGTGCTGATTTCGCGAAGTTGGGCAACGGAGGAATGTGTATGGAGTGTACCGCCTGCACGTTCCCCAAATGTCCTTTTGGGAGGTAA